Proteins from a genomic interval of Sphingobacterium sp. SYP-B4668:
- a CDS encoding FecR family protein, translating into MDKSDFLKMLTKKLTTGLSRQEQVDYDIYLQQHSDYNQVEQIIQQYYTNTFSAEEPSAQQRHLEDIWLKLDSPTLTTQKPNPPLIKSRWMALFGVAAACCLILGIGYYLLQGSKPLNPVDQILSESIVSTNQKLLVPMIDGSVVTLDPDSRLDYNEAFGVEKRQAKLSGSAHFNVMSNADIPLHIQVADYLVTVKGTSFYIREDKANDGYELILFHGKVELATRHEPAKVRKIRPNQSVRWGKDTQDIAQLIITDLDSQVIIQKQERLQDSIVFQKQKFEDLVIKLSDIYKVKFIIENEQLRKKRFSGMIRKVPLQELMHILETAYPFEYKIQDSIVIIR; encoded by the coding sequence ATGGACAAAAGTGATTTTTTAAAGATGCTGACCAAGAAATTGACAACTGGCCTATCTCGACAGGAGCAGGTTGACTACGATATCTATTTGCAGCAGCACAGTGACTATAATCAAGTAGAGCAGATTATTCAGCAATACTACACCAATACCTTTTCGGCAGAGGAGCCAAGTGCTCAACAACGTCACCTTGAAGACATCTGGTTGAAACTAGATTCTCCTACCCTAACGACGCAAAAGCCAAATCCTCCTTTGATTAAGTCTCGGTGGATGGCCCTATTCGGCGTAGCCGCAGCTTGTTGCCTTATCCTCGGTATAGGCTACTATTTACTCCAAGGATCCAAACCCTTAAATCCAGTAGATCAAATACTATCTGAGTCCATAGTTTCTACCAATCAAAAGCTACTTGTCCCCATGATAGATGGCAGTGTCGTGACCTTAGATCCCGACTCCCGACTCGACTACAATGAAGCTTTTGGCGTAGAAAAGAGGCAAGCCAAATTAAGTGGATCCGCCCATTTCAACGTCATGAGCAATGCCGACATCCCACTTCACATCCAAGTAGCAGACTACCTCGTCACCGTAAAAGGTACATCCTTTTACATTCGTGAAGACAAAGCCAACGACGGGTACGAGCTAATACTCTTCCACGGAAAAGTCGAACTCGCGACTCGGCATGAGCCAGCAAAAGTACGCAAGATACGTCCCAATCAAAGCGTTCGATGGGGCAAGGATACCCAAGATATTGCCCAGCTGATTATTACTGACCTCGATTCCCAAGTGATTATTCAGAAGCAAGAGCGACTCCAAGACTCCATTGTATTTCAAAAACAGAAGTTCGAAGATTTAGTAATAAAGCTATCTGACATCTATAAAGTAAAATTTATAATCGAGAATGAACAGCTGCGCAAAAAGCGCTTTAGCGGAATGATTCGAAAAGTCCCACTTCAGGAACTGATGCACATACTAGAAACGGCCTACCCTTTCGAGTATAAAATTCAAGATAGCATTGTCATTATTCGATAA
- a CDS encoding outer membrane beta-barrel family protein, protein MKQVKLLALFLLTVMAVQAQEKTIQLVKGRFPLKAIFNLVQQEQPITLFYSDDIVRDDMHYTVTKDRMSIESLLQEALPPLKLAYKKIADNMIIVHAQINDQRGKHDRLTGTIVDDYGHPVTFATIRLLLGDQLLALSNTIEDGSYSIRKTLQQGTTYQIQINSLSHKSFSHTFQYPDTAAISRIVLQQQAKRLQTVHVTAQVPPFSRIADRLIVNVEGTMLESGLSTLEILQQSPGLWVDANGNIKIRGNQSVRVMINDILQRMSSEQLAEYLRSLPSENIKKIEIIPNPGAEYEAEGTGGIVRIILKKNINDGFKANLLARYLQQRRDPYLNTGAILDFKKNKFYITAVGAYLKDNRSIISNYDVSYPDQSNYLSSTDRTRYLDSYNSRITASYDITDNQNVSIQTLWIGNTIDQVFNTQNTHLLSNQTLRKQTANNWDTRQNMLNSTLNYNISLDSVGTSVKVIADYLSNKHRESNDYTMRSVDTDETERYINLSPSLTEIYSLQSDFTRYYSSTPFNWIAGAKFVGTNRYNEVLRNNNIDGQWIKDPRLSNEFQYRENLFMAYGAINYKRYKTSVKIGLRAEQTYINALSITNGDRINQSYISLFPSIYLLQEVGAKKHSLYLNYAKRLRRPSFKDLNPYTLQIDDFILLEGNAGLTPEYIHKLETGFSLKNGLTADVYFAYTKDKIALFMESINNKTLAYQSHNFNSSIDYGASLFIPWNVKKWWSIQSSLAWYRTRFEYDNVDLSQQIVQANLSQTFKFKDIMDASIYLDYISPTYLANTKYADQFYSSLRISKSLLSKKAKITLMLNDIFNTAREHEITAHQGTTAYFYQKRPTQTFGMSISYSISKGKKFENKKIEQSNTDEKNRTN, encoded by the coding sequence ATGAAACAAGTCAAGCTACTCGCTTTATTTTTACTCACCGTCATGGCTGTCCAGGCTCAGGAAAAGACTATCCAATTGGTGAAAGGCAGGTTTCCCTTAAAGGCGATTTTTAACCTTGTTCAGCAAGAACAACCCATCACATTATTCTACAGTGATGATATTGTTCGTGACGACATGCATTACACCGTCACCAAGGATAGGATGTCAATAGAGTCCTTGCTACAGGAGGCTCTTCCTCCATTAAAACTCGCGTATAAAAAGATAGCGGACAATATGATTATCGTACACGCCCAGATTAACGATCAGCGAGGGAAGCATGACAGGCTCACCGGAACGATAGTTGATGATTATGGGCATCCCGTTACGTTTGCCACCATCAGACTTCTTCTCGGCGATCAGTTGTTGGCACTCTCCAATACCATAGAAGATGGTAGCTACAGCATTCGAAAGACACTCCAACAGGGTACCACCTATCAAATACAAATCAATTCGCTTAGCCACAAGAGCTTCTCTCATACTTTTCAGTATCCAGATACAGCGGCTATCAGCCGGATAGTGTTACAGCAGCAAGCCAAACGCTTACAAACAGTCCATGTGACTGCACAAGTACCCCCATTCTCCAGGATTGCCGACCGTCTTATAGTCAATGTAGAAGGCACCATGCTTGAAAGTGGATTATCCACGTTAGAAATCCTTCAACAGTCGCCTGGCCTTTGGGTAGACGCCAACGGGAATATCAAAATACGTGGTAACCAGAGCGTAAGGGTGATGATCAACGATATCCTTCAGCGTATGTCCAGCGAGCAATTGGCTGAATACCTTCGTTCTTTACCTTCTGAAAACATAAAGAAAATAGAGATCATCCCCAATCCTGGTGCAGAATACGAGGCCGAAGGTACGGGTGGCATTGTCCGTATTATTTTGAAAAAAAATATCAACGATGGATTTAAAGCCAATTTGTTGGCCCGTTATCTACAGCAACGGCGTGATCCTTATTTAAATACCGGTGCCATACTTGATTTTAAAAAGAACAAATTCTACATCACAGCGGTTGGAGCTTATCTCAAGGACAATCGCAGTATTATTTCAAATTACGATGTATCCTATCCCGATCAAAGCAATTATCTCAGCAGCACGGATAGGACTCGGTATCTCGACTCCTACAACAGTCGGATTACAGCTTCTTATGACATTACCGACAATCAAAATGTAAGCATACAGACCCTATGGATAGGTAATACCATCGATCAGGTTTTCAACACCCAGAATACACACCTCCTTAGCAATCAAACGTTAAGAAAGCAGACCGCCAATAACTGGGATACCCGCCAGAATATGCTCAATTCTACTCTCAACTACAATATCAGCTTGGATAGCGTCGGCACGTCGGTGAAGGTAATAGCCGATTACCTATCCAATAAGCATCGCGAATCAAATGATTATACCATGCGCTCCGTAGATACCGACGAAACCGAGCGCTATATCAACCTTTCACCCAGTCTAACCGAGATATACAGCCTTCAAAGTGATTTCACGCGCTATTACAGCAGTACACCATTCAACTGGATCGCCGGTGCCAAATTTGTGGGCACCAATCGATACAACGAAGTGCTCCGCAACAATAATATAGATGGGCAATGGATTAAAGACCCACGCTTGAGCAATGAATTTCAATATCGAGAAAATCTGTTTATGGCATACGGAGCCATCAATTACAAACGCTACAAGACCAGCGTCAAAATAGGTCTAAGAGCTGAGCAGACCTATATCAATGCCCTTTCCATCACTAACGGGGACCGAATCAACCAATCTTATATCAGTCTATTTCCCTCGATATACCTACTTCAAGAAGTTGGGGCAAAAAAACATTCTTTATATTTAAACTATGCCAAGCGGTTGCGAAGACCTTCGTTCAAGGATCTTAATCCTTACACCCTACAGATTGACGACTTCATCCTATTGGAAGGAAATGCAGGATTGACACCAGAGTATATCCATAAGTTAGAAACGGGTTTCAGTCTAAAGAACGGATTGACGGCCGATGTTTACTTCGCCTACACAAAAGACAAGATTGCCTTATTCATGGAATCCATCAATAACAAGACATTAGCCTATCAATCTCACAATTTTAATTCCAGCATAGACTACGGCGCTTCGCTATTTATTCCTTGGAACGTCAAAAAGTGGTGGTCTATACAAAGTAGTTTGGCTTGGTACAGGACTCGGTTTGAGTATGACAACGTTGACCTCTCCCAACAGATTGTTCAGGCAAATTTGTCTCAGACATTCAAATTCAAAGATATTATGGATGCCAGTATCTATCTCGATTACATAAGTCCTACCTACTTGGCCAATACCAAATATGCCGATCAATTCTATTCTAGCCTCCGGATATCTAAAAGTCTGTTGAGCAAGAAAGCCAAGATCACACTTATGTTGAATGATATATTCAATACCGCTCGGGAACATGAGATTACCGCTCATCAAGGCACGACGGCCTACTTCTATCAAAAACGCCCTACCCAGACTTTCGGCATGTCTATCAGTTATAGCATCTCAAAAGGCAAGAAGTTTGAAAACAAAAAAATAGAACAGAGCAATACCGACGAAAAAAACAGGACCAATTAG
- a CDS encoding phytoene/squalene synthase family protein, which yields MDNFKIFNTLCQRYSKQVTELYSSSFSRAICVLHPDLHAPIYGIYGFVRIADEIVDTFHDYDKKKLLNDFKRDTFEAINSGLSTNPVLHSFQAVVQQYDIPQAYIISFFDSMYADLDKTYWKNQEELDTYIYGSAEVVGLMCLSVFCNGDQEQVQRLTPSARALGAAFQKVNFLRDLRQDAYDLGRRYFHDINLEQFDHQTKFKIEQQIAQDFDSAYGGVMQLPNKARYGVLLAYRYYWCLFNKIRRLPPEEVINTRIRISDYKKLYLLMHTGLRSQFSMQRTHP from the coding sequence ATGGACAACTTCAAGATATTCAACACACTATGTCAACGCTATAGCAAACAGGTGACTGAATTGTATAGCTCTTCCTTTAGCAGGGCTATCTGTGTACTACATCCCGACCTTCATGCACCCATCTATGGGATTTATGGATTTGTGCGTATTGCCGATGAAATCGTAGATACCTTTCACGATTATGACAAAAAGAAGCTACTCAACGATTTCAAAAGAGACACTTTTGAAGCCATCAACAGTGGTCTCAGCACCAATCCTGTATTGCATAGCTTTCAAGCTGTCGTTCAGCAATACGATATTCCACAAGCATACATCATTTCTTTCTTTGACAGTATGTATGCCGATTTGGATAAGACTTATTGGAAAAACCAAGAAGAGCTGGACACTTATATCTACGGTTCTGCCGAAGTAGTGGGTTTGATGTGCCTTTCCGTATTCTGTAATGGTGACCAGGAGCAAGTACAGCGCCTTACCCCTTCTGCCCGAGCGTTGGGTGCCGCCTTTCAAAAAGTCAATTTCCTACGAGACCTCCGCCAAGATGCTTATGACCTAGGGAGGCGGTACTTCCATGATATCAATCTGGAGCAATTCGACCACCAGACCAAGTTCAAAATCGAGCAACAAATCGCACAAGACTTTGATTCGGCTTACGGTGGAGTGATGCAATTGCCCAACAAGGCGCGATATGGCGTATTGTTAGCCTACCGCTACTATTGGTGTCTATTCAACAAAATCCGTCGCCTGCCACCCGAGGAGGTCATCAACACCCGTATCCGCATATCCGACTACAAAAAATTATACTTGCTCATGCACACTGGCTTAAGAAGCCAGTTTAGCATGCAGCGCACACATCCTTAA
- a CDS encoding RNA polymerase sigma-70 factor has translation MNDQSHVLTQLLHAIADEDKDAFNRLHQLYFIRLRRFAYSFLKQEELAEEITADLFIHIWLKKETLTRIEHPQIYLYTAIKNQCLNALKKNSNRKNEPITERDHDRATMSDTPIQQLENKELMLYLDAIISTLPEQRRLIFRLVKDEGMKHKDVASLLDISVRTVENQLYKAIKYLAEKVEMYLQKSPYPELKNNRQQLLSLLF, from the coding sequence ATGAATGACCAATCCCATGTGCTCACCCAGCTATTGCATGCCATTGCTGATGAAGATAAGGACGCATTCAACCGCCTCCATCAGCTCTATTTCATTCGCCTCAGACGATTTGCATACTCTTTCCTCAAGCAAGAAGAGCTTGCAGAGGAGATTACCGCCGATCTTTTTATACACATTTGGCTAAAAAAAGAGACGTTGACCAGAATCGAGCACCCTCAAATCTATCTTTACACAGCCATCAAGAATCAATGTCTGAATGCCTTAAAAAAGAACAGTAATCGGAAGAATGAACCAATCACGGAGCGAGACCATGATAGAGCAACGATGAGTGATACACCCATCCAACAATTAGAAAACAAGGAATTGATGTTGTATCTAGATGCCATCATTTCAACACTACCTGAGCAGAGACGACTTATATTTAGGCTCGTAAAAGATGAAGGTATGAAACACAAAGACGTGGCTTCTCTACTCGATATATCGGTAAGAACTGTCGAAAATCAGCTCTATAAAGCGATTAAGTATCTCGCCGAAAAGGTGGAGATGTACCTACAGAAAAGCCCCTATCCCGAATTAAAAAACAACAGGCAGCAGCTCCTTTCTCTCTTATTCTAA
- the idi gene encoding isopentenyl-diphosphate Delta-isomerase: MSLTHDLILVNAEDVQIGTSNKADAHYNGTLHRAFSILIFDTKGRMLLQRRAQHKYHSPGLWTNACCSHPAPGEDTESAAHRRLWEELRFDCPLTFQYHFTYRALLDNGLIEHELDHVYTGVYEGPISPNPDEVDSYAYIEVAQLAQYIKAYPDCYTVWFKLIFERYLQYPHL; this comes from the coding sequence ATGTCACTCACACACGATCTGATTCTTGTCAATGCCGAAGATGTCCAAATCGGGACCAGCAACAAAGCAGATGCTCATTACAATGGCACCCTTCACCGTGCATTTTCCATTTTGATTTTTGACACCAAGGGCCGTATGCTCTTACAGCGCCGTGCCCAGCACAAATACCATAGCCCTGGGTTATGGACCAATGCCTGTTGTAGCCACCCAGCACCGGGTGAAGACACCGAGTCAGCGGCACATCGGCGGCTTTGGGAAGAACTCCGCTTTGATTGCCCCCTTACTTTTCAGTATCATTTTACCTACCGGGCCCTACTTGACAATGGACTCATCGAGCACGAGCTTGACCACGTTTACACCGGTGTATATGAAGGCCCTATATCGCCCAATCCCGACGAGGTAGATAGCTACGCGTATATTGAGGTGGCCCAGCTTGCTCAATATATCAAGGCCTATCCCGATTGCTACACGGTATGGTTCAAGCTTATATTTGAGCGTTATCTCCAATACCCTCACCTCTAA
- a CDS encoding phytoene desaturase family protein, translating to MNTSIIGTGISGLSAACYLAKSGHQVHVYEKNSDVGGRARQFKSDGFTFDMGPSWYWMPDVFESFFADFGYQVSDFYQLKRLDPSYSVVFKDTSIDIPASLAQLYTLFESIEPGASMQLQKFLKRAKHKYEIGMGKYASLPSLSIKEFLQIDALMALPRLDILSNMERHIHTHFKHPYLRKIMEFPVLFLGAMPDRIPAMYSLMNYADASLGTWYPKGGMYRIIDALYTLAKRLGVQFHLNSEVSGFGINHRQLSSIQVQGQAIATDFVIASGDYQHMESLLPDALRNYSTSYWHSREMSPTSLIYYLGIDKRLPLSHHTLFFDSDFDAHAKALYEQPRWPDQPMFYVCAPSVTDPSVAPAGHENLFILIPLAAGLESGIEDYTPRYLDQILARMETRLGTAIRPHICYQKSYTIHDFKRDYHAYKGNAYGLANTLKQTAIGKPMMQNKKLENLLYCGQLSVPGPGVPPALLSGKIAAAQAVKYASSHILI from the coding sequence ATGAATACATCTATCATCGGAACTGGCATTTCAGGGCTATCAGCAGCTTGCTACTTAGCAAAGTCAGGCCATCAGGTGCACGTTTATGAAAAGAATAGTGATGTAGGTGGCCGTGCGCGACAGTTCAAGAGTGATGGATTTACCTTTGATATGGGCCCCAGTTGGTATTGGATGCCTGATGTCTTCGAGTCCTTCTTTGCCGATTTTGGTTATCAAGTATCCGACTTTTACCAACTCAAGCGCCTAGACCCCTCCTATTCCGTAGTATTTAAGGATACCAGTATAGATATTCCAGCTTCCCTAGCCCAACTGTATACACTTTTTGAAAGTATAGAACCTGGGGCGAGTATGCAGCTCCAAAAATTTCTCAAGCGTGCGAAGCACAAGTATGAGATTGGTATGGGTAAATATGCCTCCTTACCCTCCCTTAGCATTAAAGAATTTCTGCAAATCGATGCACTGATGGCCTTACCTAGATTGGATATATTGTCCAATATGGAACGTCATATCCATACTCACTTCAAGCACCCTTATCTGCGTAAGATTATGGAGTTTCCGGTACTATTCTTGGGAGCTATGCCCGATCGTATACCCGCTATGTACAGTTTGATGAACTATGCCGATGCTTCTTTAGGCACTTGGTACCCAAAGGGTGGCATGTATCGCATCATAGACGCACTGTACACACTGGCCAAGCGGCTGGGAGTGCAGTTTCATCTCAATAGTGAAGTATCGGGATTTGGCATCAATCATAGACAATTATCCAGCATTCAGGTCCAAGGCCAAGCCATAGCCACTGATTTCGTGATTGCTAGCGGTGATTATCAGCATATGGAGAGCCTACTTCCAGATGCCTTACGCAATTATAGTACGTCCTATTGGCATAGCAGGGAGATGTCACCCACCAGCCTCATTTACTATCTGGGTATAGACAAGCGCCTACCATTATCCCATCACACGCTATTCTTTGACAGCGATTTCGACGCTCATGCCAAAGCGCTCTATGAGCAGCCTCGATGGCCCGATCAGCCGATGTTTTATGTATGCGCACCTTCTGTGACCGATCCTTCCGTAGCTCCTGCAGGACATGAAAACCTCTTCATCTTGATTCCGCTTGCTGCAGGCTTAGAAAGTGGCATTGAAGACTACACCCCTCGCTACCTAGATCAAATATTGGCACGTATGGAAACCAGACTTGGCACTGCTATCCGTCCGCATATCTGCTATCAAAAAAGCTATACCATACACGATTTCAAGCGAGACTACCATGCTTATAAAGGGAATGCTTATGGGCTTGCGAATACACTCAAGCAAACCGCTATTGGCAAACCCATGATGCAGAACAAAAAGTTGGAGAATCTTCTATACTGTGGGCAGCTATCCGTCCCCGGTCCAGGAGTACCTCCCGCCCTGCTATCCGGCAAGATTGCCGCAGCACAAGCCGTTAAATACGCCTCTTCACATATCCTTATATAA